In one Ictalurus punctatus breed USDA103 chromosome 19, Coco_2.0, whole genome shotgun sequence genomic region, the following are encoded:
- the tmem168a gene encoding transmembrane protein 168-A: MTAEEPGNEVDMWSSIRCLGYLSSVNLLVAVCLGMYVRWEHTSEPTILVIFILGLFVLGLSSILYYYFSMEWASLSLFHLWFGFLQGLLCFLNSSSLENDVKERVTNYMLLASLVIRFLWVLADRLCGSISYQRVVLTSAEALELLGFAIASTTMILYKSAAIIALLVALGAIIVDLRMKSLLALPNLICFSLVTSITFFQALSIQANPFALGCYLGRLICEPLLDLYFSSLSVTERWMPFLSAGRLWRRLSLFPLSVVELMFFVVCAMKLGNLEFWYLVIPGFCVFGLFWVLCHMVFLVTLWGFHTKLSESQKVQAAQRSDSRSLDRIMASRGVRHFCLISERLLFFCLLSTVILGAVSWQLSNALFMSMFLVVLSLESLVHGLFHELGSCLGGTCVGYAVVIPTSYCSVDGQPVLLPPEQVQEMNLRSTSTLNAVQRLFSHHLIQTFGCDYSTSGLSLDTLQAKLRSFLELRTADGPRHDNYLIYYSGHTLPTGDWALTGGECLRLGQILDWWKERNVGFSSRLILVLDTENSGPWVNAVRRVDGLYVAVQGAEMNSTRDAESQDAPRLGDFTSEWVEYNCEPESGVQWAERGRPLTAVYGVSKCWSDYRLHLPTGSDVEKHWKTHFPRVTYPLVAMANWCCGLNLLWLCSACLRCFRRLKLGWFPPAVLDTGQGIKLVRS; encoded by the exons ATGACTGCTGAGGAGCCGGGAAACGAGGTGGACATGTGGTCGTCCATCCGCTGCCTGGGTTACCTGTCCAGCGTAAACCTGCTGGTGGCGGTGTGTCTGGGCATGTACGTACGATGGGAGCACACCTCCGAACCTACAATCCTAGTCATATTCATTCTAGGTCTCTTTGTCTTGGGCCTCTCCAGCATACTCTATTATTACTTCTCCATGGAGTGGGCCAGCCTGAGTCTGTTCCACCTCTGGTTCGGCTTTCTGCAGGGCCTCCTGTGCTTCCTAAACAGCTCTTCTCTGGAGAACGATGTGAAGGAGCGAGTGACAAACTACATGCTGCTGGCCAGCTTGGTCATCCGCTTTCTGTGGGTGTTGGCAGACCGCCTGTGTGGTAGCATTAGCTACCAGAGAGTCGTACTCACATCAGCAGAGGCTCTCGAGCTCCTGGGTTTTGCCATAGCAAGCACCACTATGATTCTCTACAAGTCAGCGGCAATCATCGCCCTTCTGGTTGCGCTCGGCGCCATTATTGTAGACCTGCGCATGAAGTCTCTCTTGGCTCTTCCCAATCTCATCTGCTTTTCTCTAGTCACCTCGATCACCTTCTTCCAGGCTCTAAGCATCCAGGCTAACCCGTTTGCCCTGGGCTGTTACCTAGGACGGCTCATTTGTGAACCCCTGCTGGACTTGTACTTCAGCAGTCTTTCAGTGACCGAGCGCTGGATGCCCTTTTTGTCAGCAGGCAGGCTGTGGAGGAGGCTCTCTCTCTTCCCGCTGAGCGTTGTGGAGCTGATGTTCTTTGTGGTTTGTGCCATGAAACTGGGAAACCTGGAGTTCTGGTACCTCGTTATACCCGGATTTTGTGTGTTCGGCCTCTTCTGGGTGCTTTGCCACATGGTGTTTCTGGTCACGCTTTGGGGATTCCACACCAAGCTGAGCGAGTCCCAGAAGGTTCAGGCTGCCCAGCGCTCAGACAGTCGCAGTCTAGACAGGATCATGGCCTCGAGGGGGGTGCGCCATTTCTGCCTCATCTCTGAACGCCTGCTGTTTTTCTGCCTGCTCTCGACTGTCATCCTTGGGGCGGTGTCATGGCAG CTCTCTAATGCACTCTTCATGAGCATGTTCCTGGTGGTGCTCTCACTGGAGTCTCTAGTGCATGGGCTCTTCCATGAGTTGGGCAGCTGTCTGGGAGGGACCTGTGTGGGCTATGCAGTGGTTATTCCAACCAGTTACTGCAG TGTGGATGGCCAGCCGGTACTGCTTCCTCCGGAGCAGGTGCAGGAGATGAACCTGCGCTCCACTTCAACGCTCAACGCTGTCCAGCGCCTTTTCTCGCACCACTTAATCCAGACATTTGGCTGTGACTACTCCACCAGCGGACTAAGCCTGGACACACTCCAGGCCAAACTGCGCTCCTTCCTGGAGCTGCGCACTGCTGATGGCCCCCGGCATGACAACTACCTCATCTACTACAGCGGACACACTTTGCCCACAGGAGACTGGGCTCTTACAG GTGGGGAATGCCTGCGCCTGGGGCAGATCCTCGATTGGTGGAAGGAGCGCAACGTTGGCTTCTCCTCCCGCCTCATCCTGGTGCTGGATACAGAGAACTCTGGGCCATGGGTGAATGCTGTGAGGAGGGTGGATGGGCTTTATGTGGCTGTACAGGGAGCTGAAATGAATTCAACAAGGGACGCCGAAAGCCAGGACGCCCCTCGCCTGGGAGACTTTACCTCTGAGTGGGTGGAGTACAACTGTGAACCAGAGAGTGGCGTGCAGTGGGCGGAGCGAGGGCGTCCCCTCACAGCCGTATACGGTGTGTCCAAATGTTGGAGTGACTACAGACTCCACCTGCCGACTGGCAGTGACGTGGAAAAGCACTGGAAGACCCACTTCCCCCGTGTCACTTACCCACTGGTGGCTATGGCTAACTGGTGCTGTGGGCTGAATCTGTTATGGCTGTGCAGTGCCTGCCTGCGCTGCTTCAGAAGGCTCAAGCTGGGCTGGTTTCCTCCTGCTGTCCTTGACACAGGGCAGGGAATCAAACTTGTTCGATCATAG